Proteins from a single region of Paraburkholderia sp. PGU19:
- a CDS encoding family 1 encapsulin nanocompartment shell protein: MNNLHRELAPISSEAWSQIEEEVARTFKRSVAGRRVVDVKGPGGVDLSSVGTGHQTTIAAPHHGVIAKLAEVKALVQLNVPFELSRDAIDAVERGANDSDWQPAKDAAKELAYAEDRAIFDGYKAAGIVGIREGSSNASLTLPADVADYPDAIGAALQQLRLAGVDGPYSVLLGADAYTALGEARDQGYPVLEHIKRLVNGDIIWAPAIEGGSVLSMRGGDYELHLGQDVSIGYQSHTDSAVRLYLRETLTFLMLTGEASVSVVPAE, encoded by the coding sequence ATGAATAACCTGCATCGCGAGCTTGCCCCGATCTCCAGCGAAGCCTGGTCGCAAATCGAAGAAGAAGTGGCGCGTACGTTCAAGCGTTCGGTCGCGGGTCGCCGCGTGGTCGACGTGAAGGGCCCGGGCGGCGTCGATCTGTCCAGCGTCGGCACGGGCCATCAGACGACGATCGCGGCCCCGCATCACGGCGTCATCGCGAAGCTGGCCGAGGTCAAGGCGCTCGTGCAGCTGAACGTGCCGTTCGAACTGTCGCGCGATGCGATCGATGCCGTCGAGCGCGGCGCGAACGACTCGGACTGGCAGCCCGCCAAGGATGCCGCGAAGGAACTCGCGTATGCCGAAGACCGCGCGATCTTCGACGGCTACAAGGCGGCGGGTATCGTCGGGATTCGCGAGGGTTCGTCGAATGCGTCGCTCACGCTGCCCGCCGATGTCGCCGACTACCCGGATGCGATCGGCGCCGCGCTGCAGCAGCTGCGGCTGGCGGGCGTCGATGGGCCCTACTCCGTGCTGCTCGGCGCCGACGCGTACACGGCGCTCGGCGAAGCGCGCGATCAGGGCTATCCCGTGCTCGAACACATCAAACGGCTCGTGAACGGCGACATCATCTGGGCACCGGCGATCGAAGGCGGCAGCGTGCTGTCGATGCGCGGCGGCGACTACGAGCTGCATCTCGGGCAGGACGTGTCGATTGGTTATCAAAGCCATACGGACTCGGCCGTGCGCCTCTATCTGCGCGAAACGCTGACCTTCCTGATGCTGACGGGCGAGGCGTCGGTGTCGGTGGTGCCGGCGGAGTAA
- a CDS encoding NAD-dependent formate dehydrogenase, which translates to MAKVLCVLYDDPVKGMPKQYARDGVPEITHYHDGQTAPTPKAIDFTPGELLGSVSGELGLRKYLESLGHTLVVTSDKDGPNSTFERELADAEVVISQPFWPAYLTAERIAKAPKLKLALTAGIGSDHVDLQAAIERGVTVAEVTYCNSISVAEHVVMMILGLVRNYLPSHEWVKKGGWNIADCVERAYDLEAMHVGTVAAGRIGAAVLRRLKPFDVKLHYTDRHRLPLDVEKELGATWHPDVESMVKACDVVTINCPLHPETENLFNEKLIAKMKRGAYIVNTARGKIVDRDAIVRALESGQLAGYAGDVWFPQPAPRDHPWRTMPHNGMTPHISGTTLSAQARYAAGTREILECWFEKRPIRDEYLIVDGGKLAGVGAHSYSAGNATSGSEEAARFKAA; encoded by the coding sequence ATGGCTAAGGTTCTTTGTGTGCTGTATGACGATCCCGTCAAAGGAATGCCGAAACAGTACGCCCGCGACGGCGTACCCGAAATCACGCATTATCACGACGGTCAAACGGCGCCGACGCCGAAGGCCATCGACTTCACGCCGGGCGAACTGCTGGGCAGCGTATCGGGCGAACTGGGACTGCGTAAATACCTCGAATCGCTAGGGCATACGCTCGTCGTGACATCGGACAAGGATGGTCCGAACTCGACGTTCGAGCGTGAGCTTGCCGACGCCGAAGTCGTGATCTCCCAACCGTTCTGGCCTGCGTACCTGACAGCCGAGCGCATCGCGAAGGCGCCGAAGCTCAAGCTCGCGCTGACGGCGGGCATCGGCTCGGATCACGTCGATCTGCAGGCGGCCATCGAGCGCGGCGTCACGGTGGCCGAAGTCACGTACTGCAATAGCATCAGCGTCGCTGAACACGTCGTGATGATGATTCTCGGCCTGGTGCGCAATTACCTGCCGTCGCATGAATGGGTGAAGAAGGGCGGCTGGAATATCGCCGACTGTGTCGAGCGCGCTTACGATCTCGAAGCAATGCATGTGGGCACGGTCGCCGCTGGCCGGATCGGTGCAGCCGTGTTGCGCAGGCTCAAACCGTTCGACGTCAAGCTGCACTACACGGATCGTCACCGCTTGCCGCTCGATGTCGAAAAAGAACTCGGCGCGACGTGGCACCCGGATGTCGAATCGATGGTGAAGGCTTGCGACGTGGTGACGATCAACTGTCCGCTGCACCCCGAAACGGAGAACCTCTTCAACGAAAAGCTGATCGCGAAGATGAAGCGCGGCGCGTATATCGTGAATACGGCGCGCGGCAAGATCGTCGATCGCGATGCGATCGTGCGGGCGCTCGAATCGGGGCAACTGGCGGGCTATGCGGGCGACGTGTGGTTCCCGCAGCCGGCACCGCGCGATCATCCGTGGCGCACGATGCCGCACAACGGCATGACGCCGCATATTTCGGGCACGACGTTGTCGGCGCAGGCGCGTTATGCGGCTGGCACGCGCGAAATTCTCGAATGCTGGTTCGAGAAGCGGCCTATCCGCGACGAGTATCTGATCGTCGATGGCGGCAAGCTGGCGGGCGTCGGCGCGCATTCGTATAGCGCGGGCAATGCGACGTCGGGATCGGAAGAGGCGGCGCGCTTTAAAGCAGCGTAA
- a CDS encoding LysR family transcriptional regulator: protein MFIRQLDYLVTLAREKHFARAADACHVSQPALSSAIRALESELGLTIVNRGRRFVGFTEDGERVLGWARQTLATLQNMRQDAFSAQDRLVGKLRVGAIPTVIPVASRVLAPCLLDHPQIRYDVHSLSSEAIHRQLDELELDIGLTYLDSGVQAGFAVLPLYRERSILLSPPGDHADLVEGACSWRELSGLPLGLLPQTMQNRQVINAAFRREQVQPEVLIECDSLLALYGHVLHAGISSIFPHSLLSVLPAGDDVRRALLMPELTREIGLVARNREGMQPLVAAFWRCAESLRLQDEFDALLPVC from the coding sequence ATGTTCATCCGCCAGCTCGACTACCTCGTCACGTTGGCGCGCGAAAAGCATTTCGCGCGTGCCGCCGACGCATGCCATGTTTCGCAGCCGGCCTTGTCGTCGGCGATCCGGGCACTCGAGTCGGAACTCGGGCTGACGATCGTCAATCGTGGGCGGCGCTTCGTCGGCTTCACGGAAGACGGCGAGCGCGTGCTGGGATGGGCGCGGCAGACGCTGGCGACGCTGCAGAACATGCGGCAAGACGCGTTCTCGGCGCAGGACCGTCTGGTCGGCAAGCTGCGCGTCGGCGCGATACCGACCGTGATTCCCGTCGCGTCGCGCGTGCTTGCGCCTTGCCTGCTCGATCATCCACAGATCCGCTACGACGTGCATTCGCTCAGCTCGGAAGCGATTCATCGGCAACTCGACGAACTCGAACTGGATATCGGCCTCACGTACCTCGACTCGGGCGTGCAGGCGGGCTTTGCGGTGCTGCCGCTGTATCGCGAGCGCTCCATTCTGCTGTCGCCACCGGGCGATCATGCGGATCTCGTGGAAGGGGCATGCAGCTGGCGCGAGTTGTCGGGCCTGCCGCTCGGCCTGCTGCCACAGACGATGCAGAACAGACAGGTCATCAACGCCGCGTTCCGTCGCGAGCAGGTTCAGCCGGAAGTGTTGATCGAATGCGACTCGCTGCTCGCGTTGTACGGACATGTCTTGCACGCCGGCATATCCAGCATCTTTCCGCACAGCCTGCTGAGCGTGCTGCCCGCCGGCGACGACGTGCGTCGCGCGTTGCTGATGCCCGAACTGACGCGTGAAATCGGCCTCGTCGCGCGTAATCGCGAGGGGATGCAACCGCTCGTGGCCGCCTTCTGGCGCTGCGCCGAAAGCCTTCGGCTGCAGGACGAATTCGACGCGCTGCTTCCCGTTTGTTGA
- a CDS encoding histidine kinase dimerization/phosphoacceptor domain -containing protein — protein sequence MEKLPSSEILLTSMGSSASRAARQHELVVRFGQAALAAHNLTSVLNEACRTVADGLGSHFVKVLRYVPEHDHLLLVAGVGWSPAEIGFARLSADNGSPAGYAIANGKAVLSNHLASELRFRTPILLERYGIKRAINVPIRGVPSPFGVLEADSPDEEAFIASDIAFVEGVANIVAMSAERLAAEAGERRSEELSTDILYASPDPVTVMTEDGVVQSMNARAMSHVGVTDVAAVQGVKWATLWPAQFHAAVEAALARARTDSPARFEAPIVAADGAQTWWDVSVSKIEPQHGVPGRLVAVSRDVTERHEQEARLAALISDQEQQLGANEAMMKEVHHRVRNSLQLVQTLLGLQGNLAPEPAVKAQLKAAAVRVMTVGSVHQRLYQDNGSAAPDAARYLQGLITDLQAVIGERPIELVADPIIVPAVRLSPLGLITAELVTNSVKYGRGKISVSLRADAPDSALLSVVDEGHGLPDTFPSPEGTGLGLRLVQTYSGFGRDALSVDRSVPYSKIDVRFRL from the coding sequence ATGGAAAAATTGCCGAGCAGTGAAATCCTTCTGACGTCCATGGGCAGCTCCGCGTCGCGGGCTGCGCGTCAGCATGAGCTCGTGGTGCGTTTCGGTCAGGCCGCCCTCGCCGCACATAATCTCACTTCCGTGCTGAACGAAGCGTGTCGCACAGTGGCCGACGGTTTGGGCTCCCACTTCGTCAAGGTGCTGCGCTACGTGCCCGAGCACGATCATCTTCTGCTCGTCGCGGGCGTGGGTTGGTCACCCGCTGAAATTGGCTTTGCCAGGTTGTCGGCGGACAATGGCAGCCCTGCAGGCTATGCGATCGCCAACGGCAAGGCCGTGCTGTCGAATCACCTCGCGTCGGAGTTGCGCTTTCGCACACCGATACTGCTCGAGCGCTACGGCATCAAACGGGCGATCAACGTGCCGATCCGTGGCGTGCCTTCTCCGTTCGGCGTGCTGGAAGCCGACAGTCCCGACGAAGAAGCGTTCATCGCGAGCGACATCGCCTTCGTCGAAGGTGTGGCGAACATCGTCGCCATGTCGGCTGAGCGGCTGGCCGCCGAGGCCGGGGAACGACGCTCCGAAGAACTGTCCACCGACATCCTGTATGCAAGCCCCGACCCCGTCACAGTGATGACAGAAGACGGCGTCGTGCAGTCGATGAATGCTCGCGCGATGTCGCACGTCGGCGTGACCGACGTTGCCGCCGTGCAGGGCGTGAAATGGGCGACGCTATGGCCGGCACAATTTCATGCTGCCGTTGAAGCGGCCCTCGCCCGCGCCCGGACAGACTCTCCTGCCCGCTTCGAGGCGCCGATCGTCGCCGCTGACGGAGCGCAGACATGGTGGGATGTGTCCGTGTCGAAGATCGAGCCGCAGCATGGCGTGCCGGGACGTCTCGTCGCCGTCTCGCGCGACGTCACGGAGCGCCACGAGCAGGAAGCCAGGCTGGCAGCATTGATCAGCGACCAGGAGCAACAGCTCGGCGCGAACGAGGCAATGATGAAAGAAGTCCATCATCGCGTCCGCAACAGCCTTCAACTCGTCCAGACCTTGCTCGGCCTGCAAGGCAATCTTGCGCCCGAGCCTGCCGTCAAGGCGCAGCTCAAGGCGGCAGCCGTTCGCGTCATGACGGTCGGGTCGGTCCATCAACGCCTGTATCAGGACAATGGTTCCGCCGCGCCCGATGCCGCGCGCTATCTGCAGGGGCTGATTACCGATCTGCAGGCAGTCATCGGTGAACGGCCGATCGAACTTGTCGCCGATCCCATCATCGTGCCTGCCGTGCGCCTGAGCCCGCTGGGTCTGATTACAGCGGAACTCGTCACGAACTCGGTGAAATACGGGCGCGGAAAGATCTCCGTATCGCTGCGTGCCGACGCCCCGGACTCGGCACTATTGAGCGTCGTGGACGAAGGGCACGGACTACCCGATACGTTCCCGTCACCGGAGGGAACCGGGCTGGGCTTGCGGCTCGTGCAAACCTATTCGGGTTTCGGCCGCGACGCGCTGAGCGTGGACCGATCGGTGCCGTACAGCAAGATCGACGTGCGGTTCCGTTTGTGA
- a CDS encoding M24 family metallopeptidase, translating to MNSTHKEAVGEHFSLDAMQHARVMTWKAVNAIAADVRPGMRESEANALALRILKDLGMDRIWHPVLVRFGENTLRTFKQRSNGDPVLADNDIFFIDLGAVWAKHEGDAGATFVCGDDPDMQACAQAARTIYDEVERHWRTTGCAGVDLYVYAAQRANAHGFRLNVDIKGHRVSDFPHAIYKAGDLGDFDARPAAGVWILEIQIAHPKRPFGAFHEDLLV from the coding sequence TTGAATTCGACACATAAAGAAGCCGTCGGCGAGCATTTCTCGCTGGATGCGATGCAGCACGCAAGAGTCATGACATGGAAGGCCGTCAACGCGATCGCCGCCGACGTGCGGCCGGGCATGCGGGAATCGGAGGCGAATGCGCTGGCGCTGCGCATTCTGAAGGATCTCGGGATGGACCGGATCTGGCATCCCGTGCTCGTGCGTTTCGGCGAGAACACGCTAAGAACATTCAAGCAGCGATCGAACGGCGACCCGGTGCTGGCGGACAACGACATTTTCTTCATCGACCTCGGCGCGGTCTGGGCGAAGCACGAGGGCGACGCGGGCGCCACCTTCGTCTGCGGCGACGACCCGGACATGCAGGCGTGCGCGCAGGCGGCGCGCACGATCTACGACGAAGTCGAGCGGCACTGGCGCACGACGGGCTGCGCGGGCGTCGATCTGTACGTCTACGCGGCGCAGCGGGCCAATGCGCATGGGTTTCGCCTGAACGTCGATATCAAGGGGCATCGTGTGAGCGATTTTCCGCATGCCATCTACAAGGCGGGCGATCTCGGCGACTTCGACGCGAGACCCGCAGCGGGCGTGTGGATTCTTGAAATCCAGATTGCGCATCCGAAGCGGCCGTTCGGCGCGTTCCATGAAGACCTGCTCGTCTGA
- a CDS encoding response regulator → MNVSSRSTDERPAILLVDDAIDALEAWALLLRMEGFEVVTATGGLDAWHKAQQSPPALVITDLMMPGMHGLAFCRALKADSRFEFVPIILWTAATIIVGEPVFDRFLVKPVLLDTLLGHINVLLAGP, encoded by the coding sequence GTGAACGTTTCTTCCCGCAGCACAGATGAGAGACCCGCCATCCTTCTCGTTGACGATGCGATCGATGCGCTGGAAGCATGGGCGCTGCTTCTGCGCATGGAAGGTTTCGAGGTCGTGACGGCAACGGGTGGTCTGGACGCGTGGCATAAAGCCCAGCAATCGCCGCCAGCGCTCGTCATTACCGACCTGATGATGCCCGGCATGCATGGACTTGCGTTCTGCCGCGCGCTAAAGGCCGATAGCAGGTTCGAATTCGTACCGATCATTCTCTGGACGGCGGCAACGATCATCGTCGGCGAACCGGTTTTCGATCGCTTCCTGGTCAAGCCCGTTCTACTCGATACGCTTCTCGGGCATATCAACGTATTGCTCGCAGGGCCCTGA
- the metE gene encoding 5-methyltetrahydropteroyltriglutamate--homocysteine S-methyltransferase has product MVTTHNLGFPRIGAKRELKFALEQYWKNESTRDELKAVGAQLRGRHWKDQARLDFVPVGDFAFYDQVLDMSFTLGNLPERVRGFHGDALDNAFRVARGRSAQNAEAHSACCGGVAAGEMTKWFDTNYHYIVPEFDANTQFSLDPSRLLEQLNEARALGVNVKPVIIGPVTYLWLGKAKDDSDKLALLPRLLPVYAALLDYFTAQGIDWVQIDEPVLVTELDAKWRDAFVTAYDALSARRVKLLLATYFGPLQDNLELACKLPVDGLHIDAINARDEVAQVAAKLSGAAVLSVGVINGRNIWKTDLNAVLEWLEPLHRSLGDRLWIAPSCSLLHTPVDLNSEQKLDAEIKSWLAFALQKLDELTVLAAALNNGRESVADALASNAAAIESRRVSPRVHNPAVKAAIARIDAALGKRASAYAQRAEKQSAILNLPAFPTTTIGSFPQTSDIRHARSQYKSGELDQAGYKAAMEREITRAVKEQEALGLDVLVHGEAERNDMVEYFGEQLDGYAFSQFGWVQSYGSRCVKPPILFGDISRPKAMTVEWIRYAQSQTTKPMKGMLTGPVTILNWSFVRDDQPRSVSCHQLALAIRDEVLDLEKAGVRVIQIDEAALREGLPLRRSQWSDYLRWAVESFRITANGVQDETQIHTHMCYSEFNDIIASIADMDADVITIETSRSDMELLDAFDDFDYPNQIGPGVYDIHSPNIPSQDHIVNLMKTAAGRIPAERLWVNPDCGLKTRAWDEVIPALKNMVAAAQTLRQSV; this is encoded by the coding sequence ATGGTTACGACACACAATCTGGGTTTTCCGCGCATCGGCGCGAAACGCGAACTGAAATTCGCACTCGAGCAATACTGGAAGAACGAATCGACGCGCGACGAGCTAAAGGCCGTCGGCGCCCAGCTTCGCGGGCGGCACTGGAAAGACCAGGCGCGTCTGGACTTCGTGCCCGTCGGCGATTTCGCGTTCTACGACCAGGTGCTCGACATGAGCTTTACGCTCGGCAATCTGCCCGAGCGCGTGCGCGGCTTTCACGGCGATGCGCTCGACAACGCGTTCCGCGTCGCGCGTGGCCGCTCGGCGCAGAACGCGGAAGCGCACAGCGCGTGCTGCGGCGGGGTGGCGGCGGGCGAAATGACCAAGTGGTTCGACACGAACTATCACTACATCGTCCCCGAGTTCGACGCGAACACGCAGTTCTCGCTCGACCCTTCGCGTCTGCTCGAACAGCTCAACGAGGCCCGCGCGCTCGGCGTCAACGTGAAGCCCGTCATCATCGGACCCGTTACGTATCTATGGCTCGGCAAGGCAAAGGACGACTCCGACAAGCTCGCGCTGCTGCCGCGCCTGCTGCCCGTCTATGCGGCGCTGCTCGACTACTTCACGGCGCAAGGCATCGACTGGGTGCAGATTGATGAGCCGGTGCTCGTGACGGAACTCGACGCGAAGTGGCGCGACGCGTTCGTCACCGCCTACGATGCCCTGTCGGCACGCCGCGTCAAGCTGTTGCTCGCCACCTACTTCGGGCCGTTGCAGGACAACCTGGAACTCGCGTGCAAGCTGCCCGTCGACGGCCTGCATATCGATGCGATCAATGCGCGCGATGAAGTCGCGCAGGTCGCGGCGAAGCTCTCCGGCGCAGCGGTGCTGTCGGTCGGCGTGATCAACGGCCGCAACATCTGGAAGACCGATCTGAACGCGGTGCTCGAATGGCTTGAACCGCTGCACCGTTCGCTCGGTGACCGCTTGTGGATTGCGCCTTCGTGCTCGCTGCTGCATACGCCCGTCGATCTCAACAGCGAACAGAAGCTCGACGCCGAGATCAAATCGTGGCTCGCGTTTGCGCTGCAAAAGCTCGACGAGCTGACGGTGCTGGCGGCGGCGCTGAACAACGGGCGCGAATCGGTGGCCGACGCACTCGCCTCGAACGCCGCTGCAATCGAAAGCCGGCGCGTGTCGCCGCGCGTGCACAACCCGGCCGTCAAGGCCGCGATTGCGCGTATCGATGCGGCGCTCGGCAAGCGCGCCAGCGCTTATGCGCAGCGTGCAGAAAAGCAGTCCGCGATTCTCAACCTGCCCGCGTTCCCGACCACCACGATCGGCTCCTTTCCACAGACGAGCGACATCCGTCACGCGCGCAGCCAGTACAAGTCAGGCGAACTCGATCAGGCCGGCTATAAGGCGGCGATGGAGCGTGAGATCACGCGCGCCGTGAAAGAACAGGAAGCACTTGGCCTCGACGTGCTCGTGCATGGCGAAGCCGAACGCAACGACATGGTCGAATACTTCGGCGAGCAACTGGATGGCTACGCGTTCAGCCAGTTCGGCTGGGTGCAGTCGTATGGCTCCCGCTGCGTGAAGCCGCCCATTCTGTTCGGCGACATCAGCCGCCCGAAAGCGATGACGGTCGAATGGATTCGATACGCGCAATCGCAAACCACGAAGCCGATGAAAGGCATGCTGACGGGTCCCGTCACGATCCTGAACTGGTCGTTCGTGCGTGATGACCAGCCGCGCTCGGTGTCGTGCCATCAACTGGCGCTCGCGATCCGCGACGAAGTGCTGGACCTCGAAAAAGCCGGCGTGCGCGTGATCCAGATCGACGAAGCGGCCCTGCGCGAAGGCCTTCCGCTGCGCCGCTCGCAGTGGAGCGACTATCTGCGGTGGGCAGTCGAGTCGTTCCGTATCACCGCGAACGGCGTGCAGGACGAAACGCAGATTCACACCCACATGTGCTATTCGGAGTTCAACGACATCATCGCGTCGATCGCCGACATGGATGCCGATGTGATCACAATCGAAACGTCGCGCTCGGACATGGAACTGCTCGATGCGTTCGACGACTTCGACTATCCGAACCAGATCGGGCCGGGCGTGTACGACATCCACTCGCCTAACATTCCGAGCCAGGACCACATCGTGAACCTGATGAAGACGGCGGCCGGGCGCATTCCGGCGGAACGCTTGTGGGTCAATCCCGATTGCGGGCTGAAGACGCGTGCATGGGATGAAGTGATTCCCGCGCTGAAGAACATGGTGGCGGCTGCGCAAACGCTTCGCCAAAGCGTCTAA
- a CDS encoding LysR family transcriptional regulator, which produces MDLFHTTIISVHGVAMLERSHLMVVREVERQGSLTGAADVLNLTQSALSHTVKKLEQQLGTPVWTREGRSMRLTQAGQYLLGLANRLLPQFELAEERMKQYAQGERGTLRIGMECHPCYQWLLKVVSPYLARWPDVDVDVKQRFQFGGIGALFGYDIDVLVTPDPLKKPGLRFEPVFDYEQVLVVADEHALSSEPYVTPEQIAAEVLITYPVETDRLDIYTQFLTPANVVPRRHKVIETTDIMLQMVASGRGVAALPRWLAEEYAEWMPLTPLRLGKKGIAKQIFLGTREADDAIDYLSAFVAMARKADWTGARFRD; this is translated from the coding sequence ATGGATTTATTTCATACAACGATTATTTCTGTTCATGGAGTCGCAATGCTGGAGCGCAGTCATCTGATGGTCGTGAGGGAAGTGGAGCGGCAAGGTTCGCTCACAGGCGCCGCCGACGTGCTGAATCTCACGCAGTCGGCGTTGAGCCACACGGTGAAGAAGCTCGAGCAGCAGCTAGGCACGCCCGTGTGGACGCGCGAGGGCCGCTCGATGCGTCTCACGCAGGCGGGCCAGTACCTGCTCGGTCTCGCCAACCGGCTGCTGCCGCAATTCGAGCTCGCCGAAGAACGCATGAAGCAATACGCGCAGGGCGAGCGCGGCACGTTGCGCATCGGCATGGAATGTCATCCGTGCTACCAGTGGCTGCTGAAGGTCGTGTCGCCGTATCTCGCGCGCTGGCCGGATGTCGATGTCGACGTGAAGCAGCGCTTTCAGTTCGGCGGCATTGGCGCGCTGTTCGGCTATGACATCGATGTGCTCGTCACGCCCGATCCGCTGAAAAAGCCGGGCTTACGCTTCGAGCCCGTGTTCGACTACGAGCAGGTACTGGTCGTCGCGGACGAGCATGCTTTGTCCAGCGAGCCTTATGTGACGCCGGAGCAAATCGCGGCGGAAGTGCTGATTACCTATCCCGTCGAAACCGACCGGCTCGACATCTATACGCAGTTCCTGACGCCCGCGAACGTCGTGCCGAGACGGCACAAGGTGATCGAGACGACCGACATCATGCTGCAGATGGTCGCGAGCGGCCGCGGCGTCGCGGCGTTGCCGCGCTGGCTCGCGGAAGAGTACGCGGAGTGGATGCCGCTCACGCCGCTGCGCCTCGGCAAGAAGGGCATCGCCAAGCAGATCTTTCTCGGCACACGCGAGGCGGACGATGCGATCGATTATCTGAGCGCGTTCGTCGCGATGGCGCGCAAGGCAGATTGGACCGGGGCGAGGTTTCGGGACTAG
- a CDS encoding Dyp-type peroxidase, giving the protein MPNDIPEPQAVTTPINRSAIFIVATLADGDEHADTARAWCADVAALVRSVGKRVPSGNLSCVVGFSSGAWDKLFGAPRPAQLHPFREFGPSERRAIATPGDILLHIRADQMDLCFELATQLVNRLGESVKVVDEVHGFRYFDLRSMVGFVDGTENPTGREAVDFTMIGDEDPEFVSGSYVLVQKYLHDMTGWNALSVETQERIIGRTKLSDIELDDAVKPTSSHSSLTTLVENGQEVKILRDNMPFGRPGSSEFGTYFIGYARSPDPIEKMLENMFVGRPPGNYDRLLDFSRAATGGLFFVPSATLLEALAERDPQAASTAADASPNVPADLPASAGPTPDGSLNIGSLKGISQYE; this is encoded by the coding sequence ATGCCCAACGACATTCCAGAACCCCAAGCCGTCACCACCCCCATCAACCGCAGCGCGATTTTCATCGTTGCAACGCTTGCCGACGGCGACGAGCACGCCGACACCGCACGCGCCTGGTGCGCGGACGTCGCCGCGCTCGTACGGTCGGTCGGCAAGCGCGTCCCGTCCGGCAACCTGTCGTGCGTGGTCGGCTTCAGTTCCGGCGCGTGGGACAAGCTGTTCGGCGCGCCCCGCCCTGCGCAGCTGCATCCGTTCCGCGAGTTCGGACCGAGCGAGCGCCGCGCCATCGCCACGCCGGGCGACATCCTGCTGCATATCCGCGCTGACCAGATGGACCTGTGCTTCGAACTCGCCACGCAGCTGGTGAACCGGCTCGGCGAGTCGGTCAAGGTCGTCGATGAAGTGCATGGCTTTCGCTACTTCGATCTGCGCAGCATGGTCGGCTTTGTCGACGGCACAGAGAATCCGACGGGACGCGAGGCCGTCGACTTCACGATGATCGGCGACGAAGATCCCGAATTCGTCTCGGGCAGCTACGTGCTCGTGCAGAAGTACCTGCACGACATGACGGGCTGGAACGCGCTGTCCGTCGAAACGCAGGAGCGCATCATCGGTCGCACGAAGCTCTCCGACATCGAACTCGACGATGCCGTCAAGCCGACCTCGTCGCACAGTTCGCTGACGACGCTCGTCGAGAACGGACAGGAAGTGAAGATTCTGCGCGACAACATGCCGTTCGGACGCCCGGGCTCCAGCGAATTCGGCACGTACTTCATCGGCTACGCGCGCTCGCCCGATCCGATCGAGAAGATGCTAGAGAACATGTTCGTCGGACGCCCGCCCGGCAACTACGACCGGTTGCTCGACTTCAGCCGCGCGGCCACGGGCGGACTGTTCTTCGTGCCCTCTGCGACGCTGCTCGAAGCGCTCGCCGAGCGCGATCCGCAAGCCGCGAGCACCGCTGCCGACGCGAGCCCGAACGTACCCGCCGACCTCCCCGCATCCGCAGGGCCGACTCCCGACGGCTCGCTGAATATTGGCTCTTTGAAAGGAATTTCTCAATATGAATAA
- the fae gene encoding formaldehyde-activating enzyme, giving the protein MSIDLTFRAGEATVFAAPGQVTDAMPEILIGRVDGPVGHAFANMMAQSKGHTAMFAIRACNQMVRPATMIVPKVTLRDMATIELFGGVVQSATADAIVDCLIEGILPKDQANELCIVSLVWIDPRCVTDANLDKKDMYRTNYEATKLAIQRAMSNEPSVDTLIANRHSIKHDMDDWS; this is encoded by the coding sequence ATGAGCATCGATCTGACATTCCGCGCCGGTGAAGCCACCGTGTTCGCGGCGCCCGGCCAGGTGACGGACGCCATGCCCGAAATCCTGATCGGCCGCGTCGACGGTCCGGTTGGGCATGCGTTCGCAAACATGATGGCGCAGAGCAAGGGCCACACGGCGATGTTCGCGATTCGCGCGTGCAACCAGATGGTGCGGCCCGCGACGATGATCGTCCCAAAGGTGACGCTAAGAGACATGGCGACCATCGAACTGTTCGGCGGCGTCGTGCAGTCGGCCACGGCCGATGCGATCGTCGATTGTCTGATCGAAGGGATTTTGCCGAAAGACCAGGCGAACGAGCTATGCATCGTCAGTCTGGTATGGATCGATCCGCGCTGCGTCACAGATGCGAATCTTGACAAGAAGGACATGTACCGCACGAACTACGAAGCGACCAAACTCGCTATCCAGCGCGCGATGAGCAACGAGCCGAGCGTGGACACGCTGATCGCCAACCGTCATTCGATCAAACACGACATGGACGACTGGAGTTGA